A window of Pseudomonas monteilii contains these coding sequences:
- a CDS encoding anthranilate synthase (TrpG; with TrpE catalyzes the formation of anthranilate and glutamate from chorismate and glutamine; TrpG provides the glutamine amidotransferase activity), with protein sequence MLLMIDNYDSFTYNVVQYLGELGAEVKVIRNDELTLAEIEALAPERIVVSPGPCTPSEAGISLEAIRHFAGKLPILGVCLGHQSIGQAFGGDVVRARQVMHGKTSPVHHRDLGVFAELANPVTVTRYHSLVVKRETLPECLEVTAWTAHDDGSVDEIMGLRHKTLNVEGVQFHPESILTEQGHELFANFLKQTGGQR encoded by the coding sequence ATGCTGCTGATGATCGACAACTACGACTCCTTCACCTACAACGTGGTGCAGTACCTGGGCGAGCTGGGGGCCGAGGTCAAGGTCATCCGCAACGATGAGCTGACCCTCGCCGAGATCGAGGCCCTGGCCCCGGAGCGCATCGTCGTCTCTCCCGGCCCCTGCACCCCGAGCGAAGCCGGGATTTCCCTCGAAGCCATCCGGCATTTTGCCGGCAAGCTGCCGATCCTGGGCGTCTGCCTGGGCCATCAGTCCATCGGCCAGGCGTTCGGGGGTGACGTGGTGCGTGCCCGACAAGTGATGCATGGCAAGACCAGCCCCGTCCATCATCGCGACCTGGGCGTGTTCGCCGAACTGGCCAACCCGGTCACCGTGACGCGCTACCACTCGCTGGTGGTCAAGCGCGAGACCTTGCCCGAGTGCCTGGAAGTCACGGCCTGGACGGCGCACGACGATGGCTCGGTGGACGAGATCATGGGCCTGCGCCACAAGACCCTGAACGTCGAAGGCGTGCAGTTCCACCCCGAATCGATCCTGACCGAACAAGGCCACGAGCTGTTCGCCAACTTCCTCAAGCAGACCGGCGGACAGCGCTAA
- the trpD gene encoding anthranilate phosphoribosyltransferase (Catalyzes the conversion of N-(5-phospho-D-ribosyl)-anthranilate and diphosphate to anthranilate and 5-phospho-alpha-D-ribose 1-diphosphate), whose translation MDIKSALSRIVGQLDLSTDEMRDVMRQIMTGQCSDAQIGAFLMAMRMKSESIDEIVGAVSVMRELADKVELVNPEGVVDIVGTGGDGANIFNVSTASAFVLAAAGCPVAKHGNRAVSGKSGSADLLEAAGIYLNLTPVQVARCVDALGIGFMFAQGHHSAMKHAAGPRRDLGLRTLFNMLGPLTNPAGVRHQVVGVFSQALCRPLAEVLQRMGSKHVLVVHSKDGLDEFSLAAPTFVAELNKGEISEYWVEPEDLGIKSQSLHGLAVDGPQASLALIRDALGRRKTEEGQKAAEMIVLNAGAALYAADHAMSLKSGVDLAHDVLHTGLAWEKVQELGAFTAVFKQENEA comes from the coding sequence ATGGATATCAAGAGTGCATTGAGCCGCATCGTCGGCCAGCTGGACCTGTCGACCGACGAAATGCGCGATGTCATGCGCCAGATCATGACGGGCCAGTGCAGTGACGCGCAGATCGGCGCCTTTCTCATGGCCATGCGCATGAAGAGCGAGAGCATCGACGAGATCGTCGGGGCGGTGTCGGTGATGCGCGAGCTGGCCGACAAGGTCGAACTGGTCAACCCCGAAGGCGTGGTCGACATCGTCGGTACCGGTGGCGACGGCGCCAACATCTTCAACGTGTCCACGGCATCGGCCTTCGTGCTGGCCGCGGCAGGCTGCCCCGTGGCCAAGCATGGCAACCGCGCGGTGTCCGGCAAGAGCGGCAGCGCCGACCTGCTGGAAGCCGCCGGCATCTACCTCAACCTCACCCCCGTTCAGGTGGCGCGCTGCGTCGATGCCCTGGGCATCGGTTTCATGTTCGCCCAGGGCCACCATTCGGCGATGAAGCACGCGGCCGGCCCGCGCCGTGACCTGGGGCTGCGCACCCTGTTCAACATGCTGGGCCCGCTTACGAATCCGGCCGGCGTGCGCCATCAGGTCGTCGGCGTGTTCAGCCAGGCCTTGTGCAGACCACTCGCCGAAGTGCTGCAGCGCATGGGCAGCAAGCATGTGCTGGTGGTGCACTCCAAGGATGGTCTGGACGAGTTCAGCCTGGCGGCGCCAACGTTCGTCGCCGAACTGAACAAGGGCGAGATCTCCGAATACTGGGTCGAGCCTGAAGACCTGGGCATCAAGAGCCAGAGCCTGCATGGCCTGGCGGTGGACGGTCCGCAGGCATCCCTGGCGCTGATCCGCGATGCCCTGGGCCGGCGCAAGACCGAAGAAGGACAGAAGGCTGCCGAAATGATCGTGCTCAATGCGGGTGCCGCGCTGTACGCGGCCGACCATGCCATGAGTCTCAAGTCGGGGGTCGACCTGGCGCACGACGTCCTGCACACCGGGCTGGCCTGGGAGAAAGTGCAGGAGCTGGGCGCCTTTACCGCGGTATTCAAGCAGGAGAACGAGGCATGA
- the trpC gene encoding indole-3-glycerol-phosphate synthase (involved in tryptophan biosynthesis; amino acid biosynthesis; converts 1-(2-carboxyphenylamino)-1-deoxy-D-ribulose 5-phosphate to C(1)-(3-indolyl)-glycerol 3-phosphate and carbon dioxide and water) — MSVPTVLENILARKVEEVAERRRRVGLDELERLAAAADAPRGFARALIEQAGQKKPAVIAEIKKASPSKGVIREQFEPAEIAVSYEKGGATCLSVLTDIDFFQGADAYLQQARAACALPVIRKDFLIDPYQVVEARALGADCILLIVSALDDVRMAELAATAKQVGLDVLVEVHDGHELERALATLDTPLIGVNNRNLHTFEVSLETTLDLLPRIPRDRLAITESGVLNRADVDLMKINEVYAFLVGEAFMRAELPGQELQRLFFPELPVQGSGGALD; from the coding sequence ATGAGCGTACCGACGGTGTTGGAGAACATTCTGGCGCGCAAGGTCGAGGAAGTGGCCGAGCGCCGCCGCCGGGTCGGTCTGGACGAACTCGAGCGACTGGCTGCCGCGGCCGATGCGCCGCGGGGTTTTGCCAGGGCGCTGATCGAGCAGGCCGGGCAGAAGAAGCCGGCGGTGATTGCCGAGATCAAGAAGGCCTCGCCGAGCAAGGGCGTGATCCGCGAGCAGTTCGAACCGGCCGAGATCGCGGTCAGCTACGAGAAGGGGGGCGCGACCTGCCTGTCGGTGCTGACCGACATCGATTTCTTCCAGGGCGCCGATGCGTACTTGCAGCAAGCGCGCGCGGCCTGTGCCCTGCCGGTCATTCGCAAGGATTTCTTGATCGACCCTTACCAGGTGGTGGAAGCCCGTGCGCTGGGTGCCGACTGCATCTTGCTGATCGTATCGGCGCTGGACGACGTGCGCATGGCCGAACTGGCCGCCACGGCCAAGCAGGTTGGCCTGGACGTGCTGGTGGAAGTGCACGATGGCCATGAGCTGGAGCGTGCGCTGGCTACGCTGGACACGCCGTTGATCGGAGTGAACAACCGTAACCTGCACACCTTCGAGGTCAGCCTGGAAACCACGCTGGACCTGCTGCCGAGGATTCCGCGCGACCGTCTGGCGATCACCGAGAGCGGCGTGCTCAACCGCGCCGACGTCGACCTGATGAAGATCAACGAGGTGTATGCCTTCCTGGTCGGCGAGGCGTTCATGCGGGCCGAGTTGCCAGGGCAGGAGTTGCAGCGTCTGTTCTTCCCCGAACTGCCGGTGCAGGGCTCGGGCGGCGCGCTGGACTGA
- a CDS encoding lipoate--protein ligase, producing the protein MTDGVLNLEVEQGLQAEQALLTEVCQGQRESGLLVWRPTDRALVMPRRMSRLEGFESASRQLADAGWPILLRETGGEPVPQSSATVNLALVYGAPRSEGDHGRIERAYERLCLPLCELLGVWGVDTSLGEVEGAFCDGRYNVNIQGRKWVGTAQRWRQGLGGKRPVVLVHGALLLEDERVSMIQAVNRFNTCCALEQRCQVESHIALSEVVPDAPWARDFVRVYQDVLHALPSE; encoded by the coding sequence ATGACGGACGGTGTGTTGAACCTCGAGGTGGAGCAAGGTCTGCAGGCTGAGCAGGCCTTGCTGACGGAGGTGTGCCAGGGGCAGCGCGAATCCGGCCTGCTAGTCTGGCGGCCCACCGACCGTGCGCTGGTCATGCCCCGGCGCATGAGCCGTCTGGAGGGCTTCGAGAGCGCCAGCCGGCAGCTCGCCGACGCGGGGTGGCCGATCCTGCTCCGCGAGACCGGGGGCGAACCCGTGCCGCAATCGTCAGCGACGGTCAACCTGGCGCTGGTCTATGGGGCGCCGCGCAGCGAAGGCGATCATGGCCGTATCGAGCGGGCCTACGAGCGTCTGTGCCTCCCCTTGTGCGAGCTGCTCGGCGTGTGGGGCGTGGACACGTCGCTGGGCGAGGTGGAAGGCGCCTTCTGCGATGGCCGCTACAACGTCAATATCCAGGGGCGCAAGTGGGTCGGCACGGCCCAGCGCTGGCGCCAGGGGCTGGGTGGCAAGCGGCCGGTCGTGCTGGTCCATGGCGCCTTGCTGCTCGAGGATGAGCGCGTCTCGATGATTCAGGCCGTGAACCGCTTCAACACCTGTTGCGCCCTGGAGCAGCGGTGCCAGGTCGAGAGCCATATCGCCTTGAGCGAGGTGGTGCCGGATGCGCCCTGGGCGCGCGACTTCGTCCGCGTGTACCAGGACGTGCTCCATGCCTTGCCCAGCGAGTGA